From a region of the Megalops cyprinoides isolate fMegCyp1 chromosome 13, fMegCyp1.pri, whole genome shotgun sequence genome:
- the fshb gene encoding follitropin subunit beta, with protein MSCVGFSRQQALVRSPANRPLALTIVTELVNMHLVVVMLCLALAHNGHSCGLTNISISVESEECRGCITINTTACAGLCITQEPVYKSSLAPYIQQTCNFREVAYEKVHLPGCPDGVDPFFTYPVALSCECSQCNTDSTDCGPLNIEVTGCLAH; from the exons ATGTCATGTGTTGGTTTTTCTCGACAGCAAGCTCTGGTGAGGAGTCCAGCCAACCGACCCCTTGCTCTCACCATTGTCACCGAGCTGGTCAACATGCATCTAGTTGTGGTCATGCTGTGCTTGGCGCTGGCCCACAATGGCCACAGCTGTGGCTTGACCAACATTTCCATCTCAGTGGAAAGTGAAGAATGCAGAGGCTGCATCACCATCAACACCACCGCCTGCGCTGGcctgtgcatcacccag GAGCCTGTGTACAAGAGCTCCCTGGCCCCATACATCCAGCAGACCTGCAACTTCAGGGAAGTGGCCTATGAGAAGGTGCACTTGCCAGGCTGTCCTGACGGAGTGGACCCTTTCTTCACCTACCCCGTGGCTCTGAGCTGTGAATGCAGCCAATGCAACACTGACAGCACCGACTGCGGCCCACTTAACATAGAGGTGACAGGATGCCTGGCCCACTAG